One genomic window of bacterium includes the following:
- a CDS encoding penicillin-binding protein encodes MNQTKKTIGSRKKRKSTTPQGLASLNTYSKTRKKTALKKKLKSVLLVFLWGGFIFTIIGFVGGIALVAKFTEDLPDPTKPFERGQTEPSIFYDRNGKFLYKQIGDVDRDLLQDISEVPDRVKWSFLLAENKRYYEDPGVDIVATARCFYVTYLRKGNCGGSTITQQILKNTVFKDYPYDTKTRKIKEMILALRLNQLYSKDTILTFYLNEVDFSPTSYGVKTAARYYFNKELDQLTLGESTFLAGLPQNWTIYSPYNSKQIVCREKQGDSTGIGLSEGQYSRDENGKVTVAFDGSTVIETNPYKCRQLFVLNEFEQEQELLKDHGINIPIQDIQSARTEELAFVTPTVEKNAPHFVDYAIGQLIDENAIFIDDKPLTMSMLNERGYNIFTTIDLDIQNIAQKAVFDGAESNKKNYGAYNSSLGAIDSRTGEVLAMVGSKGYNLESEGKNANTGISKFDGQVNIMNSLQQPGSSMKPISEVAGFENGSLYPSAFIPDVPYKVGNYTPQNAFGGGVGYSAGSTKNFLRDQLRASYNRPAFIAQQIMGNELVFNMFNKLGYTTFKDVGEIVPTTILGANDILPIEHINAYATLGNLGISHPVQSILRIEDKNGNILWKYEPEKLAKQVIDSRAAYLMNDVIKESGPAKYYSRFWIPELNGYIRSGKTGTTNDSLDNWYVGYSKHISVGVWSGNNDNSAVNLRSDGATLSLPIYNDFMKQLVANYPDTYKKNDDWEKPSGITEVTVCNYSGLPASSTCDKTSKSMFLADKLPAVDDSITKIQVCTDKPASYSDAQAKLNDQSQKMKARDIDIQYNFAKEDLNVYIKMPKAEMQDQIDKLLKQSPSAKLTNCDTDYVSLNLKPIITIASPQQSQSINIGEMLIVNASATGALGDVISMKAYLDNSLISTSSGNSLVTNININNSFASGLHLLKIEATDVGGSVAMNEVSISIVNPTQTLNGILTITSPASGSSKAVNTPFAITAKYAGSTDYTNVILLVNGIQYASMTDIGNKLFQINYTPTSTGNYIFLVNYVTSVGTLSSSPISINVI; translated from the coding sequence ATGAATCAGACAAAGAAAACCATTGGATCAAGGAAAAAAAGAAAAAGTACCACTCCACAAGGATTGGCATCACTAAATACTTACTCAAAAACAAGAAAGAAAACTGCACTTAAAAAGAAGTTGAAAAGTGTTTTACTTGTATTTCTTTGGGGAGGATTTATATTTACAATTATTGGATTTGTTGGTGGTATAGCTTTGGTAGCAAAGTTCACTGAAGATTTGCCTGATCCTACCAAGCCGTTTGAAAGAGGACAAACTGAACCTTCTATATTTTATGATCGCAATGGTAAGTTTCTTTACAAACAAATTGGTGATGTTGATAGAGATTTGTTGCAAGATATTTCCGAGGTTCCTGATAGGGTCAAATGGTCTTTCCTTTTGGCGGAAAACAAAAGATATTATGAAGATCCTGGAGTTGATATCGTAGCTACTGCAAGATGTTTTTATGTGACATATTTACGCAAGGGAAATTGTGGAGGTTCAACTATAACTCAACAAATACTTAAAAATACTGTCTTCAAAGATTATCCTTACGACACAAAGACAAGGAAAATTAAAGAAATGATTCTTGCGTTGAGATTGAATCAACTATACTCAAAAGACACTATACTTACATTTTACCTAAATGAAGTGGACTTTTCGCCAACATCTTATGGAGTGAAAACTGCTGCTAGATATTACTTTAACAAGGAGCTCGATCAGTTGACACTTGGAGAAAGTACATTTCTGGCAGGACTCCCTCAGAATTGGACGATTTATTCGCCATACAATTCGAAACAAATAGTTTGTAGAGAAAAGCAAGGAGATAGTACAGGAATAGGTTTGTCTGAAGGACAATATAGTAGAGATGAAAATGGCAAAGTTACCGTTGCATTTGATGGATCAACAGTTATAGAAACAAACCCTTACAAGTGCAGGCAACTATTTGTCCTAAATGAATTTGAACAAGAACAAGAATTATTGAAAGACCATGGAATCAACATCCCAATTCAAGACATACAATCTGCAAGAACTGAAGAACTTGCATTTGTAACTCCAACTGTAGAAAAAAATGCTCCTCACTTTGTAGATTATGCAATTGGTCAATTAATTGATGAGAATGCTATTTTTATAGATGATAAACCTCTGACCATGAGTATGCTAAATGAACGAGGGTACAATATTTTCACGACTATAGATCTAGATATCCAAAATATCGCACAAAAGGCAGTTTTCGATGGCGCAGAATCAAACAAAAAAAATTATGGAGCTTATAATAGTTCTTTAGGAGCTATTGATTCAAGAACTGGTGAAGTACTGGCTATGGTAGGATCAAAAGGTTATAACCTAGAGAGTGAAGGCAAAAATGCAAACACAGGAATTAGTAAGTTCGACGGACAGGTGAACATTATGAATTCTTTACAACAGCCAGGTTCAAGTATGAAACCTATATCTGAAGTTGCTGGATTTGAAAACGGAAGTTTATATCCTTCGGCATTTATACCTGATGTTCCTTATAAAGTAGGTAACTATACACCACAAAATGCATTTGGTGGTGGTGTTGGGTATTCAGCTGGATCTACAAAAAACTTTTTGAGAGATCAGCTTAGGGCTTCATACAACAGGCCAGCTTTTATTGCCCAGCAAATAATGGGGAACGAATTAGTATTTAATATGTTCAATAAGCTTGGTTATACTACTTTCAAAGATGTTGGTGAAATAGTTCCAACTACCATATTAGGTGCAAATGACATTTTACCTATCGAACATATAAATGCATATGCCACTTTAGGAAATTTAGGAATTTCTCATCCAGTTCAAAGCATACTTAGAATTGAAGATAAAAATGGAAATATTTTATGGAAGTACGAGCCAGAAAAGTTGGCAAAACAGGTCATTGACTCTAGAGCTGCATATCTTATGAATGATGTCATAAAAGAGTCTGGTCCTGCAAAGTATTATAGTAGGTTTTGGATACCAGAATTGAATGGATATATAAGATCTGGGAAGACAGGCACAACTAATGATAGTTTGGATAATTGGTATGTTGGATATTCAAAACACATTAGTGTTGGAGTATGGTCAGGTAACAACGATAACAGTGCTGTAAATTTGCGATCAGACGGTGCGACTCTATCACTACCTATTTATAATGATTTTATGAAACAGCTTGTTGCGAATTATCCTGATACATATAAAAAGAATGATGATTGGGAAAAACCAAGTGGAATTACAGAAGTTACTGTTTGTAATTACTCTGGTCTCCCCGCTAGTTCAACCTGTGATAAGACAAGTAAATCTATGTTTCTAGCTGATAAATTACCAGCAGTAGATGATAGTATAACTAAGATACAGGTCTGCACAGATAAACCTGCGTCTTATTCAGATGCACAAGCGAAATTGAACGATCAGTCACAAAAGATGAAGGCGAGAGATATTGACATACAATACAATTTTGCAAAAGAAGATTTGAATGTTTATATAAAAATGCCTAAAGCAGAAATGCAAGACCAGATAGATAAGTTGTTAAAGCAATCTCCATCTGCAAAATTGACAAATTGCGATACTGATTATGTTTCTTTGAATCTCAAGCCAATAATTACTATAGCTTCTCCACAACAAAGTCAGTCAATAAATATTGGAGAAATGTTGATTGTGAACGCGAGTGCTACCGGAGCATTAGGTGATGTCATTAGTATGAAAGCATATCTAGATAATAGTTTGATATCCACTTCAAGTGGAAACTCGCTAGTTACCAATATAAACATAAATAATAGTTTTGCATCAGGATTACACTTGCTGAAAATAGAGGCTACAGATGTTGGAGGTAGTGTTGCTATGAATGAAGTTTCTATTAGTATAGTGAATCCAACTCAAACTTTAAACGGAATTTTAACGATAACTTCTCCTGCTTCAGGAAGTTCAAAAGCTGTAAATACTCCATTTGCAATTACTGCTAAGTATGCTGGTTCAACTGATTATACAAATGTCATTTTACTTGTAAATGGTATACAATATGCTAGTATGACCGATATCGGAAACAAGTTATTTCAAATAAATTATACTCCAACATCAACTGGAAACTATATTTTTTTGGTTAACTATGTTACGAGCGTAGGAACTTTATCATCTTCACCAATTAGCATAAATGTCATTTAA
- a CDS encoding tetratricopeptide repeat protein, which produces MIKKYIPNVKVATWYEHRHIKLALNVQDENYMFDANISKEKHESNRNISVMNHDIFYATYAIGITPEIDGVLKKYFETGIDQFMPTEKAGYISVGDFDKTIVGGIILNLVGGEFISDKKMQIALLRLVIEINPNYAEGYNNLGTKLTGEEAISMFRKAIEINPNFATAYYNLGLRLTGAEAIWMLRKAIEINPNYVNAYYNLANKIRYNKTLQTRENLQLALRSINKYFELAQNDLGQVKTNFFTEYAPEYKHFFERKIAQIERRDRMKTLFKKILRYFQI; this is translated from the coding sequence TTGATCAAAAAATATATTCCAAATGTCAAAGTAGCAACTTGGTATGAGCATCGTCATATAAAACTTGCACTAAATGTACAAGACGAAAACTATATGTTTGATGCAAATATAAGTAAAGAGAAACACGAAAGTAATCGTAATATTTCAGTTATGAATCATGATATATTTTACGCAACGTATGCTATCGGTATTACTCCAGAAATAGATGGAGTTTTGAAAAAGTATTTTGAAACAGGTATAGATCAGTTTATGCCTACTGAAAAAGCTGGATATATCTCTGTTGGTGATTTTGATAAGACTATAGTAGGAGGTATTATTTTAAATCTTGTGGGTGGTGAATTTATTTCAGACAAAAAGATGCAGATTGCACTTTTGAGATTAGTAATTGAAATAAATCCAAATTATGCTGAAGGATATAATAATTTAGGAACTAAACTAACTGGAGAAGAGGCAATAAGTATGTTCAGAAAAGCAATTGAAATTAATCCAAATTTTGCTACAGCGTATTATAACTTAGGTCTTCGATTAACTGGGGCAGAAGCTATATGGATGCTCAGAAAAGCAATTGAGATAAATCCAAACTATGTTAATGCATATTATAATTTGGCCAATAAAATTAGATATAATAAAACATTACAAACTCGAGAAAACTTACAATTAGCTTTAAGAAGTATAAACAAATACTTTGAACTTGCACAAAACGATTTGGGACAAGTTAAAACAAACTTTTTTACTGAATATGCACCAGAATACAAGCATTTCTTTGAACGAAAGATTGCTCAGATTGAGCGACGAGATAGAATGAAAACATTATTTAAGAAAATTCTTCGCTACTTCCAAATCTAG
- the topA gene encoding type I DNA topoisomerase, which produces MSQTLIIVESPTKAKTISKFLGNNFTVRASFGHIRDLPESAADIPAKFKKEKWARLGINVENNFEPLYVVPSDKKKVIKELKDLILSSNDVILATDEDREGEAISWHLQEVLALPQKSKRIVFHEITNSAIEEALKNPRTIDMNVVQAQETRRILDRLVGYTISPLLWKKIAFGLSAGRVQSVAVKIVVARELERMNFKVASFDSITGTFEFEKQNFDSKLVEINSQKVATSKDFGEDGKLLNKELVIITENSKDEIINKIKAQDFVVTNVEKSEVKRNPAAPYITSSLQIDANRKLGFSSKQTMQVAQKLYELGYITYMRTDSVNLSDQALFGIKNKIEKEFGANYWAGYFRKYKSRSKNAQEAHEAIRPAGNKFSSAQELGLEGELAKLYDLIWKRTLGSQMKEAIIDQTSVDISSNDQSYIFHSTGSIIKFDGFLKLYNLPSRNVTPSYKEGNLDDSESEENQTLPELQVGNKLDLKDLVSNIHETKPPARYNDASLVKKLEEEGIGRPSTYASIISTIQSRGYISRLGNQLVPTYTAFAVDNLLQKHFGNLVDLKFTSAMEDTLDEIETGNVDWLDYLKKFYLGEQGLEEITKREEKEINPRLASIVNLPNLSQKYKVRVGKFGAFVNKVDPKLDSEKINFDEVTEKSTIPNEVLPADLTDEKVEELLQTKARSDEPIAKNSEGEDIFLKSGRFGAYLKVGDKNYSIPKGTKDITPELALKIIELPRLVGKLDSLEIRAGFGKFGPYLLWNAKYTSIPEEFNLFDITEEQAIELIKNSKTKSRSTRTKSTPKGKDLGMIGKKKVILMDGKYGPYLKFGTKNFKVPKDVDLEKLDLEVAKNFLK; this is translated from the coding sequence ATGAGTCAAACACTGATTATCGTTGAATCACCTACAAAAGCAAAGACAATATCCAAGTTTCTTGGAAACAATTTCACAGTTCGAGCATCTTTTGGACATATCCGTGATCTTCCAGAATCAGCTGCAGATATCCCAGCAAAATTCAAAAAAGAAAAATGGGCAAGACTTGGCATAAATGTTGAAAATAACTTTGAACCGCTTTATGTAGTTCCGAGTGATAAAAAAAAAGTTATAAAAGAATTGAAGGACTTGATCTTGAGTTCTAACGATGTAATTTTGGCAACTGACGAAGATCGTGAAGGAGAAGCAATTAGTTGGCACTTGCAAGAAGTTTTGGCCTTACCTCAAAAATCAAAAAGGATAGTTTTTCACGAAATTACAAATTCAGCAATCGAAGAAGCTCTCAAAAATCCTAGAACAATTGATATGAATGTAGTTCAAGCTCAAGAAACTAGAAGAATTTTGGATAGACTCGTTGGCTATACTATCTCACCATTACTCTGGAAAAAAATTGCTTTTGGTCTTTCAGCTGGAAGAGTTCAATCAGTTGCAGTAAAAATTGTAGTTGCTCGTGAACTTGAAAGAATGAATTTCAAAGTTGCCTCATTTGATTCAATAACTGGAACTTTTGAATTTGAAAAACAAAATTTTGATTCAAAATTAGTTGAGATAAATTCGCAAAAAGTTGCAACAAGCAAAGACTTTGGTGAAGATGGAAAATTATTAAATAAAGAATTAGTTATAATTACTGAAAATAGTAAAGATGAAATCATAAACAAGATTAAAGCACAAGATTTTGTAGTTACAAATGTTGAAAAGTCTGAAGTCAAAAGAAATCCTGCCGCTCCATACATTACTTCAAGTTTGCAAATTGATGCAAATAGGAAACTTGGATTTAGTTCAAAACAAACTATGCAAGTTGCTCAAAAACTATATGAGCTTGGGTATATAACTTATATGAGAACTGATTCGGTTAATTTGTCAGATCAAGCATTATTTGGAATAAAAAATAAAATTGAGAAAGAATTTGGAGCAAATTATTGGGCAGGTTATTTCAGAAAATATAAATCTCGCTCAAAAAACGCACAAGAAGCCCATGAAGCGATAAGGCCAGCTGGAAACAAATTTAGTTCAGCTCAGGAACTTGGTTTGGAAGGAGAATTAGCGAAACTTTATGATCTAATTTGGAAGAGAACTCTTGGATCTCAGATGAAAGAAGCTATTATTGATCAAACTTCGGTAGATATTAGTTCTAACGATCAAAGTTATATATTTCATTCAACAGGATCGATCATTAAGTTTGATGGATTTTTGAAACTATATAACCTTCCGTCACGAAATGTGACACCTTCCTATAAGGAAGGAAATTTAGATGATTCAGAATCAGAAGAAAATCAAACATTACCAGAACTTCAAGTTGGAAATAAATTAGATTTAAAAGATTTGGTTTCAAACATTCACGAAACTAAACCACCAGCAAGATACAATGATGCAAGTTTAGTGAAAAAACTTGAAGAAGAAGGAATTGGTAGACCTTCAACTTATGCAAGTATTATTTCAACTATCCAATCTCGAGGTTATATATCAAGGCTTGGAAATCAACTTGTCCCAACTTACACAGCATTTGCAGTTGATAATTTACTTCAAAAGCATTTTGGAAATTTAGTTGATCTAAAGTTTACATCTGCAATGGAAGATACATTAGACGAAATTGAAACTGGAAATGTAGATTGGTTGGATTATTTGAAAAAGTTTTATTTGGGCGAACAAGGTTTAGAGGAAATTACAAAAAGAGAAGAGAAAGAAATAAATCCAAGACTAGCTAGTATTGTGAATTTGCCAAACTTATCTCAAAAATACAAAGTTAGAGTAGGGAAGTTCGGTGCTTTTGTAAATAAAGTTGATCCAAAGCTAGATAGTGAAAAAATAAATTTTGATGAAGTTACTGAAAAATCAACTATTCCAAATGAAGTTTTGCCAGCTGATCTGACAGACGAGAAAGTTGAAGAATTACTTCAAACGAAGGCTAGATCAGATGAACCAATTGCAAAAAATAGTGAAGGTGAGGATATATTTTTGAAATCAGGAAGATTTGGAGCATATTTGAAAGTCGGAGACAAAAACTATTCAATTCCAAAAGGTACAAAAGATATAACTCCAGAACTTGCTTTGAAGATTATTGAGTTACCTAGACTTGTTGGGAAACTTGATAGTTTAGAAATTCGTGCTGGGTTTGGGAAGTTTGGACCATACTTACTTTGGAATGCAAAATATACTTCAATTCCAGAAGAGTTTAACTTGTTTGATATAACTGAAGAGCAAGCAATTGAGTTAATTAAAAACTCTAAGACTAAATCTAGATCAACTAGAACTAAATCTACTCCAAAAGGAAAAGATCTTGGCATGATAGGTAAAAAAAAAGTAATTTTGATGGATGGTAAGTATGGACCTTATCTCAAATTTGGAACAAAAAACTTCAAAGTACCGAAAGATGTTGATTTAGAAAAACTAGATTTGGAAGTAGCGAAGAATTTTCTTAAATAA
- a CDS encoding thioredoxin-disulfide reductase, which produces MQNEIQKHKLIIIGSGPAGLTAAIYAARANLEPIVLAGIEPGGQLMQTTDVENFPGFPDGILGPELMQKMIAQAERFGAKIIYENVTNVDFSEDRNFKINTDLNEYFTESVIVATGSKAKWLNIENEDKLKGRGVSACATCDGAFYKNKKVAVVGGGDTAMEEALFLTNFASEVILIHRRSEFRASKIMIDRVLANLKIKTMMNSQVVGFNMNPSLKEGGTPEGDERLEHKFDKLTDIMIQTNLQSPDGTASYEEASIQVDGLFVAIGHEPQTIIFKGILELDDLGYIIPSKDNVVKTNIHGVFVAGDVSDPKYRQAILAAGHGCMAMLEAQEYLNER; this is translated from the coding sequence ATGCAAAATGAAATTCAAAAACATAAACTTATTATCATTGGTTCAGGTCCAGCAGGTTTAACTGCTGCAATTTATGCAGCTCGTGCTAACTTAGAACCAATTGTTCTTGCTGGAATTGAGCCTGGAGGACAACTAATGCAAACTACTGATGTAGAAAACTTTCCAGGTTTTCCAGATGGGATTTTGGGTCCTGAATTGATGCAAAAAATGATTGCTCAAGCTGAAAGGTTTGGAGCGAAAATCATATATGAAAATGTAACTAATGTTGACTTTTCGGAAGATAGAAATTTCAAGATTAATACAGATTTAAATGAATATTTTACTGAATCTGTAATTGTTGCAACAGGTTCAAAAGCAAAATGGTTGAATATAGAAAATGAAGATAAACTCAAAGGTCGTGGAGTTTCTGCTTGTGCTACTTGCGATGGTGCTTTTTATAAAAATAAAAAAGTTGCAGTAGTTGGAGGTGGTGATACGGCAATGGAAGAAGCTTTATTTTTGACTAACTTTGCGAGTGAAGTAATATTGATTCACAGAAGATCTGAGTTTCGTGCAAGCAAAATAATGATTGATAGAGTTCTTGCAAATCTAAAAATTAAAACCATGATGAATTCTCAAGTTGTTGGATTTAATATGAATCCTTCCTTAAAGGAAGGTGGCACGCCTGAGGGTGACGAAAGGTTAGAACATAAGTTTGACAAATTGACAGATATTATGATTCAAACAAACCTTCAGTCCCCAGATGGGACAGCTTCCTATGAGGAAGCATCAATACAAGTAGATGGGCTTTTTGTTGCAATCGGTCATGAACCTCAAACTATTATATTTAAAGGAATTTTGGAACTAGATGATCTTGGTTATATAATTCCAAGCAAAGATAATGTAGTTAAAACAAATATTCATGGAGTTTTTGTAGCAGGTGATGTGAGTGATCCAAAATATAGACAAGCTATACTTGCTGCAGGACATGGATGCATGGCTATGCTCGAAGCTCAGGAGTATTTGAATGAAAGATAA
- a CDS encoding NUDIX domain-containing protein, with product MSNKISIFDKSGNIIGSEERYIVETPNSGFIRGVASLVIKTKDNYFLITKRHKSKRIYPNLWQVCAVAGTIDAGDSVEKTLVKEALEEVGLRIKFEDLKLLEKALRTSGGNDAWFFTYKCTIEEDVEKVRLHPTECFGFCFVTIDEMKTMQKAGMMTENADKLIELIETENN from the coding sequence ATGTCAAATAAAATTTCAATATTCGATAAATCAGGAAATATTATAGGTTCAGAAGAAAGATATATAGTTGAAACACCAAATTCAGGATTTATCAGAGGAGTTGCATCATTAGTCATAAAAACTAAAGATAATTACTTCTTAATTACTAAAAGACACAAATCAAAAAGAATTTATCCAAATTTATGGCAAGTTTGTGCAGTAGCTGGGACTATTGATGCTGGAGATAGTGTAGAGAAAACTTTAGTTAAAGAAGCTTTGGAAGAAGTAGGGCTTAGAATAAAATTTGAAGATTTAAAATTACTAGAAAAAGCTTTACGAACTAGTGGTGGAAACGATGCTTGGTTTTTTACATACAAATGCACAATTGAAGAAGATGTTGAAAAAGTTAGACTTCATCCAACTGAATGTTTTGGATTTTGCTTTGTAACAATAGATGAAATGAAAACTATGCAAAAAGCTGGAATGATGACAGAAAACGCAGATAAGTTGATAGAACTGATAGAAACTGAAAATAATTAA
- a CDS encoding sigma-70 family RNA polymerase sigma factor, producing the protein MNQDLELVKLSKTNPEYFGLIYDKYFDRIYRFFLSRLGNVSTSEDLTSTTWLKVVENLSHFEPSHENSFVVWLFAISRNTLFDYYKANKIQFQDLYSEEKEEYLSSDENLEETVFNNIELAQFKKSILIYLSQLPPSQNECIRLRYLEELTNKEISTLLSISEKTVSAHIARGLKQIRRFFGSNL; encoded by the coding sequence ATGAACCAAGATCTTGAACTAGTCAAGTTGTCAAAAACCAATCCTGAATATTTTGGCTTAATTTATGACAAGTATTTTGACCGCATTTATAGATTTTTTCTCTCAAGACTTGGAAATGTCTCAACTTCAGAAGATTTAACTTCAACTACTTGGCTTAAAGTTGTAGAAAATTTATCACATTTTGAACCAAGTCATGAAAATTCATTTGTAGTTTGGTTGTTTGCAATTTCTAGAAATACACTTTTTGACTATTACAAAGCAAATAAAATCCAATTTCAAGATTTGTATTCAGAAGAAAAAGAAGAATACTTAAGTTCTGATGAAAATTTGGAGGAAACCGTATTCAACAATATAGAATTAGCTCAATTTAAAAAAAGTATATTGATTTATCTTTCACAACTACCTCCATCTCAAAATGAATGTATAAGACTCAGATACCTTGAAGAACTGACAAACAAGGAAATTTCGACTTTATTATCAATTTCAGAGAAAACTGTTTCAGCACATATAGCTAGAGGTTTGAAACAAATTCGGCGATTTTTCGGCAGTAATTTATAA
- the yidD gene encoding membrane protein insertion efficiency factor YidD has product MKNFLISLINIYQKTFSFDHSFWARPDKFRVCIYEPSCSEYTKQAIAKYGSLKGSWMGFLRIFRCNPFAKGGYDPVK; this is encoded by the coding sequence GTGAAAAACTTCCTGATCAGTCTCATCAACATTTATCAAAAAACCTTTTCTTTTGATCATAGCTTTTGGGCTAGACCTGATAAATTTAGAGTTTGCATATATGAACCCAGTTGCTCAGAATATACAAAACAAGCAATTGCAAAGTATGGAAGTTTAAAAGGAAGTTGGATGGGATTTTTGAGAATTTTCAGGTGCAATCCATTCGCTAAAGGTGGGTATGATCCAGTAAAATGA
- a CDS encoding UDP-N-acetylmuramoyl-L-alanyl-D-glutamate--2,6-diaminopimelate ligase — MKLQTIKNYFLHLPQAIFWNIIYRFPSKKLKIIGVTGTDGKTTTSNMIYHILKHNNFKSGMVSTISAKIGDDDLDTGFHVTSPNPKDIQKYLKMMVDKKIEYVVLETTSHALDQFRYWGIKFDYAVYTNITQDHFDYHENYENYLEAKLKLIDNLKGNGVVVANADDRSYEFIQKRILQMIRLSRKMDLVSYGIDKGINKAKNVQTNLEGIQFNLYRKDNETWYSAEFDEKLNIDLFSMNHKDGILDKLFQVPMLGNYNVYNALAAISVCENLKINLDNIATALSTFTSLPGRMEVMTNKSYLESWKHSDLPMIIVDFAHTPNALENALTAVNNLKSKDSKLIVIFGCAGLRDTSKRPIMGEVAAKLADTIILVPEDPRTEDLEEINNQIEIGIRKVEEAFKPEVFRFDEPEVKSRELGIAKAMEIANPQDIIVICGKGHEQSLCFGTTEYPYSDQEVVRKLIKD; from the coding sequence ATGAAACTACAAACTATCAAAAACTATTTTTTACACTTACCACAAGCAATTTTTTGGAATATCATTTATAGATTTCCAAGCAAAAAGCTGAAAATAATAGGAGTAACTGGAACTGACGGAAAAACTACGACTTCAAATATGATTTACCACATTTTGAAACATAATAATTTTAAATCTGGGATGGTTTCTACAATTTCTGCAAAAATTGGAGATGATGATCTTGATACTGGTTTTCATGTAACTTCACCTAATCCTAAAGATATACAGAAGTATCTGAAAATGATGGTTGATAAAAAAATTGAATATGTAGTTCTTGAGACAACTTCTCACGCACTTGATCAATTTAGATATTGGGGAATAAAATTTGATTATGCTGTTTATACAAATATAACTCAAGATCATTTTGATTATCATGAAAATTATGAAAATTATTTAGAGGCAAAATTGAAATTGATTGATAATTTGAAAGGTAATGGAGTTGTAGTTGCCAATGCTGATGATAGAAGTTATGAGTTTATTCAAAAACGAATTCTTCAAATGATTAGATTAAGTAGAAAGATGGATTTAGTTAGTTATGGAATTGACAAAGGTATAAATAAAGCCAAAAATGTTCAAACTAACTTAGAAGGAATTCAATTTAATTTATATAGAAAAGATAACGAAACTTGGTATTCGGCAGAATTTGATGAAAAATTAAACATAGATTTATTTTCAATGAATCACAAAGATGGTATTTTAGATAAACTATTTCAAGTTCCAATGCTCGGAAACTATAATGTTTACAATGCACTTGCAGCAATTTCAGTTTGTGAAAATTTGAAAATTAATTTAGACAATATTGCTACTGCTCTGTCAACTTTCACTTCACTTCCTGGAAGAATGGAAGTTATGACAAATAAGTCCTATTTAGAAAGTTGGAAACATAGCGATTTACCAATGATTATAGTTGATTTCGCACATACCCCAAATGCGTTGGAAAATGCTTTAACTGCTGTAAATAACTTAAAGAGTAAAGACAGTAAATTAATTGTTATTTTTGGTTGTGCAGGTTTACGAGACACATCAAAAAGACCTATAATGGGAGAAGTTGCAGCAAAACTTGCTGATACAATAATCCTTGTTCCTGAGGATCCTAGAACGGAAGATTTAGAAGAGATCAATAATCAGATTGAAATTGGAATTAGAAAAGTTGAGGAAGCATTTAAACCTGAGGTATTTAGATTTGATGAACCAGAAGTCAAAAGTAGAGAACTAGGAATTGCAAAAGCGATGGAAATTGCAAATCCCCAAGATATAATTGTTATCTGTGGAAAAGGTCACGAGCAATCACTTTGTTTTGGAACTACAGAATATCCATACAGTGACCAAGAAGTAGTTAGAAAATTAATTAAAGATTAA